From Treponema rectale, one genomic window encodes:
- a CDS encoding sialidase family protein yields the protein MKKIVKSLAAAASAVLVFAGCASTGSSGSTSPQYTQKGWKSVKIHGGGMVPGLIYNTSKQGVLYARTDMGGAYRFDAASQSWIPLTDFAGVEDYGRLGIASIATDPVEPNRLVIASGTYTNDWEKGPSQMLVSEDYGNTFKRIDMYKSDGTPLKMGGNMPGRGAGERLAIDPNNNKIVYFGSFGDGLYKSEDYGHTWKEVKSFPAKGNVYDEGFSTWSHFDHYFGIMWVVFDPESGTPGNGSKNIYCGVADTKNTIYESNDAGVTWHPLEGQPKIGDFSYGKPEAQKARGEAKHKHMTGDVCSCHMYYPLKGVYSPKGELLVSYNAGFGPYSSAYWGGAIWKFNFKTREWTDISLPKHDPDPSYATTDRAVGSVAVDYQNPDVLIAVTMNEWWPDEYIYRSTDGGATWDPIWYLDGYPNRVDKYSINIKDVPWLDWGTQKTLPEENPKLGWCIADIEIDPFDSDRMMYGTGAGIYSTGNLTDWDRGKRVNFIPYAEGIEECAVLDLISPTEGAHLISGVGDIGGFVHYDLTKASPMIVNPNISGVSSLDYAAEDPYYIIRMGDGKLMISYDGGDEWNPVKNYIQGANEGWGGTAAVNADSSVIVWAPSNLVPSWTDDEGEHWNVCSGLPENCKVVSDRVNKNKFYAYGGDKKFYASTDGGKSFVMVNDRWNKSGKDSWQSDLNAVIGCEGHLWFAAGEAGLYHSEDGGITWTSISGFDDALVIGLGKAKDSSSYQVLYTNSKYKGKYGIYMSEDKGVTWTRINDDNHQYGAANTAITGDPRVYGRVYLGTNGRGIVYRDVFEN from the coding sequence ATGAAAAAGATTGTAAAATCACTTGCAGCTGCAGCATCGGCTGTTTTAGTTTTTGCAGGATGTGCAAGTACCGGTTCATCGGGAAGCACTTCTCCTCAGTATACTCAGAAAGGATGGAAGAGTGTAAAAATTCATGGCGGCGGTATGGTTCCGGGCCTTATCTATAATACTTCAAAGCAGGGTGTTCTTTATGCCCGCACGGATATGGGAGGCGCTTACCGTTTTGATGCTGCATCTCAAAGCTGGATTCCCCTTACAGATTTTGCAGGTGTGGAAGACTACGGACGCCTGGGTATCGCAAGTATTGCTACAGATCCTGTTGAACCGAATCGTCTCGTAATTGCTTCCGGAACATACACCAATGACTGGGAAAAAGGTCCTTCTCAGATGCTTGTTTCTGAAGATTACGGAAATACGTTTAAGAGAATTGACATGTATAAGTCAGACGGAACTCCACTTAAAATGGGCGGCAACATGCCTGGACGCGGTGCCGGTGAACGTCTTGCAATAGATCCGAACAATAATAAGATCGTTTATTTCGGAAGCTTCGGCGACGGTCTTTATAAAAGTGAAGATTACGGACATACATGGAAAGAAGTAAAGTCATTCCCGGCAAAAGGAAATGTCTACGATGAAGGTTTCAGTACATGGTCACATTTTGATCATTATTTCGGAATCATGTGGGTTGTCTTTGATCCTGAAAGCGGAACTCCTGGAAACGGAAGTAAAAACATTTACTGCGGTGTTGCTGATACAAAAAATACAATCTATGAATCTAACGATGCAGGAGTTACATGGCATCCTCTTGAAGGCCAGCCGAAAATCGGTGATTTCAGTTACGGAAAGCCTGAGGCTCAGAAAGCCCGTGGAGAAGCTAAGCATAAGCACATGACCGGTGATGTATGTTCATGTCACATGTATTATCCTTTGAAAGGAGTTTATTCACCAAAGGGAGAACTTCTTGTTTCTTACAATGCAGGTTTTGGTCCTTACTCATCTGCATACTGGGGAGGAGCAATCTGGAAGTTTAATTTCAAGACAAGGGAATGGACTGACATCTCCCTTCCTAAACATGATCCTGATCCAAGCTATGCAACGACAGACCGTGCCGTAGGAAGCGTTGCCGTTGATTATCAGAATCCTGATGTCCTGATTGCCGTTACGATGAATGAATGGTGGCCTGATGAATACATTTACCGTTCAACAGACGGAGGTGCAACATGGGATCCTATCTGGTATCTCGACGGATATCCTAACCGTGTAGATAAATATTCAATCAATATTAAAGACGTTCCGTGGCTTGACTGGGGAACACAGAAAACCCTTCCTGAGGAAAACCCGAAACTGGGATGGTGTATTGCAGATATTGAAATAGATCCTTTTGATTCTGACCGCATGATGTACGGAACAGGGGCGGGAATTTATTCTACCGGAAACCTTACTGACTGGGACAGGGGAAAGAGGGTTAACTTTATTCCTTATGCAGAGGGAATTGAAGAGTGTGCCGTTCTTGATCTTATAAGTCCTACAGAAGGAGCTCATCTTATTTCCGGTGTAGGTGATATCGGAGGATTTGTTCACTACGATCTTACAAAAGCATCTCCGATGATTGTCAATCCTAACATCAGTGGAGTAAGCAGTCTTGATTATGCAGCAGAGGATCCGTATTACATAATCCGCATGGGAGACGGCAAGCTCATGATTTCTTATGACGGCGGAGATGAATGGAACCCGGTAAAGAATTATATTCAGGGTGCAAATGAAGGCTGGGGCGGAACTGCTGCAGTTAATGCAGATTCAAGTGTAATTGTATGGGCACCGAGCAATCTTGTTCCGAGCTGGACTGATGATGAGGGTGAACACTGGAATGTCTGCAGTGGACTTCCAGAAAACTGTAAGGTTGTAAGTGACAGAGTAAATAAAAACAAGTTCTACGCTTACGGTGGTGATAAAAAATTCTATGCAAGTACTGACGGTGGAAAATCTTTTGTCATGGTAAATGACAGATGGAATAAATCCGGAAAAGATTCATGGCAGAGTGATCTTAATGCAGTAATCGGCTGCGAGGGACATCTGTGGTTTGCTGCAGGAGAAGCAGGTCTCTATCATTCTGAGGACGGAGGAATTACATGGACTTCCATCAGCGGATTTGATGATGCACTTGTAATCGGTCTCGGTAAGGCAAAGGACAGCTCTTCTTATCAGGTGCTTTATACAAACAGTAAGTATAAAGGAAAGTATGGAATCTATATGTCGGAAGACAAAGGGGTAACCTGGACCCGCATAAATGACGACAACCATCAGTACGGTGCTGCAAATACAGCCATTACCGGTGATCCGAGAGTTTACGGACGTGTATATCTTGGAACCAACGGCCGCGGTATTGTATACCGGGATGTTTTTGAAAACTGA
- a CDS encoding Mrp/NBP35 family ATP-binding protein: MSENCGGNCSGCGQNCEKRSLKESLHEGSSVKKVIAVVSGKGGVGKSLVTNLLACKVHRDGFKTAILDADITGPSVPTAFGLHGEKAEAGAMTMKDGKAQEYLKSVKTSTGIQIMSMNFLLPEENTPVIWRGPVISGAVKQFWTDVVWEDVDFMFVDCPPGTGDVPLTVFQALPVDGIIVVASPQQLVRVIVEKAVNMANMMNVPILGLVENMSYVECPDCGKQIRIFGENNIEGIARDFGLKVLARIPIEQKMSVTVDNGEIETLDVNYVDEAASVVENLLK, encoded by the coding sequence ATGAGTGAAAATTGCGGTGGAAACTGTTCCGGCTGCGGTCAGAACTGTGAAAAGCGTTCTTTAAAGGAAAGTCTTCATGAAGGTTCAAGCGTAAAAAAAGTAATAGCTGTTGTTTCCGGAAAGGGTGGTGTAGGAAAATCTCTTGTTACAAACCTTCTTGCCTGCAAAGTTCATAGGGATGGTTTTAAAACCGCCATTCTTGATGCAGATATAACGGGACCTTCTGTTCCTACAGCATTCGGTCTTCACGGAGAAAAGGCTGAAGCCGGTGCAATGACAATGAAAGATGGTAAGGCTCAGGAATATCTTAAATCCGTAAAGACTTCTACCGGTATTCAGATTATGAGCATGAACTTTCTGCTTCCGGAGGAAAATACTCCTGTAATCTGGAGGGGGCCTGTAATTTCTGGTGCGGTAAAGCAGTTCTGGACAGATGTAGTATGGGAAGACGTAGACTTTATGTTCGTTGACTGTCCGCCGGGAACAGGTGACGTACCTCTTACTGTTTTCCAGGCACTTCCTGTTGACGGAATCATTGTTGTTGCTTCTCCACAGCAGCTTGTACGCGTTATCGTAGAGAAAGCAGTAAACATGGCCAACATGATGAATGTTCCTATTCTCGGTCTTGTAGAAAACATGAGCTATGTTGAATGTCCTGACTGCGGTAAGCAGATAAGAATTTTCGGCGAAAACAATATTGAAGGAATTGCCAGGGATTTTGGCCTCAAAGTTCTTGCCCGCATTCCTATTGAACAGAAGATGAGCGTTACGGTAGATAATGGAGAAATTGAAACTCTTGATGTAAACTATGTAGACGAAGCAGCTTCTGTTGTAGAAAATCTTTTAAAATAA
- a CDS encoding tRNA-dihydrouridine synthase family protein, with translation MKLVCAPMATLSHEAFRRITEGFGGCHEYFTEMINATSLLNNGPWEKFYLINETAPEKIVWQLTGSDAEKIAEAVPVVCSRGGTGVDLNMGCSAPQIYKTGAGIAWMLKDISETEHLVSLVRNRLDEAGRQYGRKFRFSVKCRLGDEDYTKEKFFDFIRMLYENGVELVTLHARTKKEKCVRTVPRYEIVEELALKFPALDVYVNGSIKDVSSADFALKKCPFVKGMMIARQAAVTPWIFSLLDRYINGTELKVSKVDRMQVALDFADYVEKYQPEEFYRTRIQRFFAYYCTQFFFGHLFSSELLNYKSIEDTKKKIEGYFERNPHERFIEL, from the coding sequence ATGAAGCTGGTCTGTGCACCCATGGCAACTTTAAGTCATGAAGCCTTCCGCCGTATTACGGAGGGCTTTGGCGGTTGCCATGAGTATTTTACTGAAATGATAAATGCAACTTCTCTTTTGAATAACGGCCCCTGGGAGAAGTTTTACCTTATTAACGAAACTGCTCCTGAAAAAATCGTGTGGCAGCTTACGGGAAGTGATGCAGAAAAAATAGCGGAAGCTGTTCCTGTTGTATGTTCCCGTGGTGGAACAGGGGTTGATCTGAATATGGGCTGCAGCGCTCCACAGATTTATAAAACTGGAGCCGGTATTGCATGGATGCTTAAAGATATTTCTGAAACAGAGCATCTGGTCAGTCTTGTCAGAAATCGTCTTGATGAAGCAGGCCGGCAGTATGGACGAAAATTCCGTTTCAGCGTAAAATGCAGGCTCGGTGATGAGGATTATACAAAAGAAAAGTTTTTTGATTTCATCCGCATGCTTTACGAAAACGGAGTTGAGCTTGTAACCCTTCATGCACGGACAAAAAAAGAAAAATGCGTCCGTACTGTTCCCCGCTATGAAATTGTTGAAGAACTTGCCCTGAAATTTCCTGCACTCGATGTTTATGTAAACGGAAGCATAAAGGATGTTTCTTCTGCTGACTTTGCCTTAAAAAAATGTCCTTTCGTAAAGGGAATGATGATTGCACGTCAGGCAGCCGTTACTCCGTGGATTTTTAGTCTGCTGGATAGATACATTAACGGCACGGAGCTGAAGGTTTCTAAAGTTGACCGGATGCAGGTTGCCCTTGATTTTGCAGACTATGTAGAAAAGTATCAGCCGGAAGAATTTTACCGCACCAGAATCCAGAGGTTCTTTGCGTACTATTGTACTCAGTTTTTTTTCGGTCATCTGTTTTCATCAGAACTTCTTAATTATAAAAGTATTGAAGATACGAAGAAAAAAATAGAGGGCTACTTTGAACGTAACCCTCATGAAAGATTTATTGAGCTTTAA
- the argS gene encoding arginine--tRNA ligase — protein sequence MADKREVFQKLVLQAVNQYKKEKSLEGDEITIDSIRVENPPKPEMGDFGIPMFMFAKAFRSSPMAIAQEVAKITAALSGASELGSIEAAGPYVNVKLNKASAGADILLDIIAQGESYGSKNEDGKAPLEGQKVMIEYSSPNTNKPLHLGHLRNDALGESVSRILKKAGAEVYRVNIINNRGVHICKSMLAYKLFHEKNNDTPESLGMKGDHFVGQCYVEFDRYAKEHPEANDEAQAMLEQWEKGTDDDELHILWKKMNGWALDGVQATYKRTGVGFEKLYFESETYLKGKDEILKGLEKGIFFKAEDGSVRIDVTEATGKGKDGTNQEKVLLRKDGTSVYITQDIGTAISRHNDWAFNQLVYVVASEQIYHFKVLFYILKKLGFDWAEKLHHLSYGLVNLPSGRMKSREGTIVDADDLIDSLHEDARKAIEERGRDEEVGNADEVAEKVALAALHYYLLQVNPVKDMLFNPAESLSFNGNTGPYLQYMGARIASILRKAKETGLEPAEDRDSLSLLTHESEWELIKALQRFPKTVAYAAQNFDPSAMAIYIYDVSKAFSSFYRDCPIMSIAESDAKLAKARLSLAKCTHTVLKNAMDLVLVPYLDRM from the coding sequence ATGGCAGATAAGAGAGAAGTTTTTCAGAAATTAGTTTTACAGGCTGTTAATCAGTACAAAAAAGAAAAATCACTGGAAGGCGATGAGATTACCATAGATTCAATCCGTGTGGAAAATCCGCCTAAACCAGAAATGGGAGATTTTGGAATTCCTATGTTTATGTTTGCAAAGGCATTCCGTTCATCTCCAATGGCTATCGCTCAGGAAGTTGCTAAAATTACAGCTGCCCTTTCCGGTGCATCAGAGCTTGGTTCTATAGAAGCAGCAGGTCCTTATGTAAACGTAAAGCTTAACAAAGCAAGTGCCGGAGCAGATATTCTTCTTGACATTATTGCCCAGGGAGAATCTTACGGTTCAAAAAATGAGGACGGCAAGGCACCTCTTGAAGGTCAGAAAGTAATGATTGAATACTCTTCACCAAATACAAACAAACCTCTCCATCTCGGACACTTAAGGAATGATGCCCTTGGTGAATCAGTAAGCAGGATTCTTAAAAAAGCAGGTGCAGAAGTTTACCGTGTAAACATCATCAACAACCGCGGCGTACACATCTGCAAGAGCATGCTTGCATATAAGCTCTTCCATGAAAAGAACAATGACACCCCTGAAAGTCTGGGAATGAAAGGTGACCATTTTGTAGGCCAGTGCTATGTTGAATTTGACAGGTATGCAAAGGAACACCCGGAAGCAAATGATGAAGCTCAGGCAATGCTTGAACAGTGGGAAAAAGGAACTGACGATGACGAGCTCCATATTCTCTGGAAAAAGATGAACGGCTGGGCTCTTGACGGCGTTCAGGCAACATACAAAAGAACAGGCGTCGGATTTGAAAAGCTTTATTTTGAAAGCGAAACCTACCTCAAGGGAAAAGACGAAATCCTCAAAGGTCTTGAGAAAGGCATTTTCTTCAAGGCTGAAGACGGTTCCGTAAGAATCGACGTTACTGAAGCAACCGGAAAAGGAAAAGACGGCACTAATCAGGAAAAAGTTCTTCTCCGCAAGGACGGAACTTCCGTATACATTACCCAGGATATCGGTACAGCCATCAGCCGCCACAACGACTGGGCCTTCAACCAGCTGGTATATGTAGTTGCCTCAGAACAGATCTATCACTTTAAGGTTCTTTTCTACATCCTTAAAAAACTGGGATTTGACTGGGCAGAAAAACTCCATCACCTCAGCTACGGTCTTGTAAATCTTCCAAGCGGAAGAATGAAGAGCCGTGAAGGAACAATTGTAGATGCAGACGATCTTATAGATTCCCTTCACGAAGATGCCCGCAAAGCTATTGAAGAAAGGGGAAGAGATGAGGAAGTCGGAAATGCTGATGAAGTTGCAGAAAAAGTTGCACTTGCAGCCCTTCACTACTATCTTCTTCAGGTCAATCCTGTTAAGGACATGCTTTTTAATCCGGCAGAAAGCCTCAGCTTTAACGGAAATACAGGTCCTTACCTTCAGTACATGGGAGCACGCATTGCATCAATACTCCGCAAGGCTAAGGAAACTGGTCTTGAACCTGCAGAAGACAGAGACTCTCTTTCTCTTCTTACCCATGAAAGTGAATGGGAACTTATAAAGGCACTTCAAAGATTCCCGAAGACTGTAGCGTATGCAGCTCAGAATTTTGATCCAAGCGCAATGGCCATTTACATTTATGACGTAAGCAAGGCATTCAGCAGTTTCTACAGAGACTGTCCGATCATGTCAATTGCAGAATCAGATGCAAAACTTGCAAAGGCAAGACTTTCCCTTGCAAAATGCACTCATACAGTCCTTAAAAATGCAATGGATCTCGTTCTGGTTCCATACCTTGACAGAATGTAA
- a CDS encoding BMP family ABC transporter substrate-binding protein: protein MKKSGILLLIISVTMFTVPLESCKKNPEGFSGKITPENIKAGFIYSGKTNDNGFTQAFEQARYVLEEKGIPTMVIENIPETTECDRAMNILIENGCNVIYATRYGFEDSVFKYAKKYPDIKFSWFAGTHTAENVSTFFARIYQARYLSGMAAGAKTHTGKIGYIASVPIPEVIQGLNAFTLGARKINPEAKIEIIWTDTWYDPYLSKTAARILIEKGCDVITWHQNSADAQDVAASNGIYSIGYNSSSRDLSPDYYITAATFNWAAYILDDVERILNGTWTARSYWGSIADGAVDIDEISNIDKDIYMDILEARTKLKDGTLNVFSGPVYGQDFNLAIKENDTLSDSEILNMKWYTRGIIGLLK from the coding sequence GTGAAAAAGTCAGGAATACTTCTCTTAATCATATCGGTTACTATGTTTACAGTTCCGCTGGAATCCTGTAAAAAGAATCCGGAAGGTTTTTCAGGAAAAATAACGCCGGAAAACATCAAGGCCGGATTCATTTATTCCGGAAAGACAAATGACAACGGTTTTACCCAGGCATTTGAACAGGCCCGATATGTCCTTGAGGAAAAAGGAATTCCAACTATGGTCATAGAAAACATTCCGGAAACTACAGAATGCGACAGGGCAATGAACATTCTGATAGAAAACGGCTGCAACGTAATCTATGCCACCAGATACGGATTTGAAGACTCTGTATTCAAATATGCAAAAAAATATCCTGACATAAAGTTTTCATGGTTTGCCGGAACCCACACGGCAGAAAATGTATCAACATTCTTTGCCCGCATCTATCAGGCCCGTTATCTTTCAGGAATGGCTGCAGGAGCAAAAACCCACACCGGAAAAATCGGTTATATAGCATCAGTGCCTATTCCTGAAGTTATCCAGGGACTTAATGCATTTACCCTGGGAGCAAGAAAAATCAATCCTGAGGCAAAAATAGAAATCATATGGACTGACACATGGTATGATCCCTATCTTTCAAAAACGGCAGCCCGCATTCTCATAGAAAAAGGCTGTGACGTAATAACCTGGCACCAGAATTCTGCAGATGCACAGGACGTTGCCGCATCAAACGGAATTTATTCCATAGGCTACAACTCATCATCCAGAGACCTGTCTCCTGACTATTACATTACGGCTGCAACCTTCAACTGGGCTGCATACATTCTTGACGACGTAGAAAGAATTCTTAACGGAACCTGGACTGCAAGAAGTTACTGGGGTTCAATAGCTGACGGAGCCGTTGATATTGATGAAATAAGCAACATCGACAAAGATATTTACATGGACATTCTGGAAGCAAGAACCAAACTGAAAGACGGAACCCTCAATGTATTTTCAGGACCTGTATACGGACAGGACTTCAATCTGGCAATCAAAGAAAACGATACACTGTCTGACAGCGAAATTCTGAACATGAAATGGTATACAAGAGGAATAATCGGACTTCTTAAGTAA
- a CDS encoding sialate O-acetylesterase, with product MRYFTVSAVFSDYCVLQRDRDLCIFGYSSGFDGEMVKCVLKSGGNILSSSESRIDSEKWTVTLPGTGACNECTLEVSCGGVVKIFNHVAVGEVWIAGGQSNMEFEIGSCTEKDDAFSESGDDGVRFYYTQKIGWLDESFYNKEKETHWETYSSDKKKHWSAIGYFFARKIARKLGVTVGIIGCNWGGTSATSWIDLQSLRKEKYLDVYFEPYEKESAGKSVEEQCRIFDEYTAYHDEWQKKCDALYKENPSIEWQEVIDIIGPCEWPGPKVCKNPLRPAGLYECMVSRIMPYTVKGVIYYQGESDDKHSFLYEKLFTLLIKKWREYFNSPELPFIFVQLPEHRYAADRDFKNWCIIRENQMKVRNFVRNTFMVSALDQGEYNDIHPKHKKVLALRMADCALVNCYGTDEKKETENPAFESCTVEKNRIRIVIKRSGTGLEIREDKKELQHLIEMEKVQGNEVPEDFTGVEIAGADKKFYPAAVKLSGVRKNIIEAESPQVPEPVYIRYAWYNYGPVTVFSREGLPLCPFRNYSESVEETESAGIQQVMEL from the coding sequence ATGCGTTATTTTACAGTTTCGGCAGTTTTTTCAGATTATTGCGTGTTGCAGAGAGACAGAGATCTCTGTATTTTCGGTTATTCTTCCGGTTTTGACGGAGAAATGGTTAAGTGTGTCCTGAAATCAGGAGGAAATATTCTTTCAAGCTCTGAAAGCAGGATTGATTCTGAAAAATGGACGGTTACTCTTCCCGGAACAGGTGCCTGCAATGAATGTACCCTGGAAGTGTCCTGCGGCGGGGTTGTAAAGATTTTTAATCATGTTGCCGTGGGGGAAGTCTGGATTGCCGGCGGTCAGTCAAATATGGAATTTGAAATCGGCAGCTGTACGGAAAAAGATGATGCATTTTCTGAATCAGGGGATGATGGAGTAAGGTTTTATTATACACAGAAAATAGGATGGCTGGATGAATCTTTCTATAATAAAGAGAAAGAAACGCACTGGGAAACTTATTCCTCGGATAAAAAAAAGCACTGGTCTGCAATAGGATATTTTTTTGCAAGAAAAATTGCCCGAAAACTTGGAGTTACCGTAGGAATAATAGGCTGTAACTGGGGCGGGACATCTGCTACCAGCTGGATTGACTTACAGTCCCTTAGAAAAGAAAAGTACCTTGATGTGTATTTTGAGCCCTATGAAAAAGAAAGCGCCGGAAAATCCGTGGAAGAGCAGTGCCGTATTTTTGATGAGTATACGGCTTATCATGATGAATGGCAGAAAAAATGTGATGCCCTTTATAAAGAAAATCCTTCAATTGAATGGCAGGAAGTTATTGATATTATAGGACCATGTGAATGGCCGGGACCTAAAGTCTGCAAGAATCCTCTCAGACCTGCGGGGTTATACGAATGTATGGTCAGCAGGATAATGCCTTATACTGTAAAGGGGGTCATTTATTATCAGGGAGAAAGTGATGATAAGCACAGCTTTCTGTATGAAAAACTTTTTACCCTGCTCATAAAAAAATGGCGGGAATATTTTAATTCTCCAGAACTTCCCTTTATTTTTGTCCAGCTGCCGGAGCACCGTTATGCCGCAGACAGGGATTTTAAAAACTGGTGCATCATCCGGGAAAACCAGATGAAGGTAAGGAATTTTGTAAGGAATACTTTTATGGTGTCTGCCCTTGATCAGGGGGAATATAATGACATTCATCCGAAACATAAAAAAGTTCTGGCCCTGAGAATGGCTGACTGTGCACTGGTTAACTGTTATGGAACAGATGAAAAGAAAGAAACGGAAAATCCTGCTTTTGAAAGCTGTACTGTAGAAAAAAACAGAATCCGGATTGTAATAAAGCGTTCCGGTACGGGACTTGAAATTCGGGAAGATAAAAAGGAACTCCAGCATCTTATTGAAATGGAAAAAGTGCAGGGAAATGAAGTTCCTGAAGATTTTACAGGGGTTGAGATTGCAGGCGCTGATAAAAAATTCTATCCTGCTGCCGTAAAACTTTCTGGTGTACGGAAGAACATTATTGAAGCTGAGTCTCCACAGGTTCCTGAGCCTGTTTATATCCGTTATGCCTGGTACAATTATGGTCCGGTTACTGTATTTTCCCGGGAAGGCCTTCCTTTGTGTCCTTTCAGAAACTATTCAGAATCCGTGGAAGAGACAGAAAGCGCAGGCATTCAGCAGGTAATGGAACTGTGA
- a CDS encoding J domain-containing protein, with the protein MRDCYKILGVSHSATAAEIKRAYRLKAKLLHPDLSQDDGEKFRELVEAYETLSDLKTRQLFDESYSYGKFYGKKRDSVSFDYRTWLLEREDDESRAKLIFFDLMHRNEDEAVKEFKRMNSERTGFKLSRWFTREDFMDYGFILAEELVLRQEYYDAVILLEQIIKMEYSYSYFRLFFPEVLSLARHILRNNIEGQVNDELALDAWEMALDLKLGNSDDAFFLQKMADVYERMGDFRTADVCREESMRLKGMTNKFTS; encoded by the coding sequence ATGCGTGATTGTTATAAAATTCTGGGTGTGTCTCACTCTGCGACGGCTGCAGAAATAAAGAGGGCATATCGTTTAAAAGCAAAGCTTCTGCATCCGGATTTAAGTCAGGACGACGGAGAAAAATTCCGTGAACTTGTAGAAGCCTATGAAACTCTCTCAGATCTGAAGACACGGCAGCTTTTTGATGAGTCATATTCCTACGGTAAGTTTTACGGAAAAAAACGGGATTCTGTTTCCTTTGATTACAGAACCTGGCTTCTTGAACGTGAGGATGACGAAAGCAGGGCCAAGCTTATTTTCTTTGATTTAATGCACAGAAATGAAGATGAGGCAGTAAAAGAATTTAAGCGTATGAATTCTGAGCGGACCGGTTTTAAGCTTTCAAGATGGTTCACCCGGGAAGATTTTATGGATTATGGATTTATTCTTGCGGAAGAACTTGTACTGCGGCAGGAGTATTATGATGCGGTGATTCTTCTTGAGCAGATAATAAAGATGGAATATTCCTACAGTTATTTCAGATTGTTTTTTCCGGAGGTTCTTTCTCTTGCCCGGCATATACTGAGGAACAACATAGAAGGACAGGTAAATGATGAACTTGCCCTGGATGCCTGGGAGATGGCCCTTGATCTGAAACTGGGAAATTCTGACGATGCTTTTTTCCTTCAGAAAATGGCGGATGTTTATGAGCGTATGGGAGATTTTCGTACGGCTGATGTCTGCAGGGAAGAATCAATGAGGCTGAAGGGGATGACCAATAAGTTTACATCCTAG
- the map gene encoding type I methionyl aminopeptidase — MIRLKNEDQINKIRKSCHELADLFNEIIPKVKPGVSTWEIDHWCQEYCRKHGGKPAWMKEGFPGMACISINNQVIHGVPSKKRFVEDGDIVSLDIGIDLDGYISDSTHTVMVGNVKPEVKKLVRVTRESLLAGIAACHPGNRISDISNAVYDICANQNKYGVVYDYCGHGVGLDVHEDPSIPNCPSRGPNPRIQAGMVLAIEPMINLGTDDVELEEGSDWTVVTCDGSISCHEEHTVAVFQDHTEILTDLNYNGCAVTGF; from the coding sequence ATGATCAGACTTAAGAATGAAGACCAGATTAACAAAATCAGAAAAAGCTGTCATGAACTGGCAGATCTTTTTAATGAAATTATTCCTAAAGTAAAACCTGGCGTAAGTACCTGGGAAATTGATCACTGGTGTCAGGAATACTGCCGTAAGCACGGAGGAAAACCTGCCTGGATGAAAGAAGGATTTCCGGGAATGGCATGCATCAGCATTAACAATCAGGTTATTCACGGGGTGCCAAGTAAAAAGCGTTTTGTTGAGGACGGAGATATTGTTTCCCTTGATATCGGTATTGATCTTGACGGTTACATTTCTGATTCAACCCACACTGTAATGGTAGGAAACGTAAAGCCTGAGGTAAAGAAACTTGTCCGTGTTACAAGAGAAAGTCTTCTTGCCGGAATTGCTGCCTGTCATCCGGGCAACAGAATCAGTGATATTTCAAATGCCGTTTATGATATCTGTGCCAATCAGAATAAGTACGGTGTCGTATATGATTACTGCGGTCATGGAGTAGGACTTGACGTTCATGAAGATCCAAGCATTCCTAACTGTCCGAGCAGGGGGCCTAATCCCCGCATTCAGGCAGGAATGGTTCTTGCCATTGAACCGATGATAAATCTTGGAACGGATGACGTGGAACTTGAAGAGGGCAGTGACTGGACTGTAGTAACCTGTGACGGATCCATAAGCTGTCATGAGGAACATACTGTTGCAGTATTCCAGGATCATACGGAAATTCTTACTGACCTTAATTATAATGGTTGCGCCGTAACAGGATTTTAA